Proteins encoded by one window of Perca fluviatilis chromosome 13, GENO_Pfluv_1.0, whole genome shotgun sequence:
- the sgce gene encoding epsilon-sarcoglycan isoform X3 translates to MLCTMSAAAVAVWLGTVYIVHAYDVKHTAFHERNGHMERSIGLKQRTALYRNVVTILSRSHADRNVYPSAGVLFVHVLEREYFKGEFPPYPKSGDASSDPITFNTNLMGYPDRPGWLRYIQRTQHSDGVLYGSPTAEHVGKPSVIEITAYNRRTFETARHNLVINIMATEEFPLPYQAEFYIKNMNVEEMLASEVLGDFLGAVKNVWQPERLNAINITSALDRGGRVPLPINNLKEGVYVMVGADVAFSSCLREVESPHNQLRCSQEMEPVISCDKKFRAQFHIDWCKISLVDINKVVPVYITRPDPGTGILPEFGEYSPPSESLMGRNYFSDFLITLAVPSAVALVLFFILGYTMCCRREGVEKRNMQTPDIELVHHSSIQKSTKELRNMSKNREISWPLSTLPVFNPVSGEVVPPIHPDNYETTSMPLMQTQTNLQNQITIPQQRPSGKWYS, encoded by the exons ATGCTATGCACCATGTCTGCTGCAGCTGTCGCGGTATGGCTTGGTACGG TTTACATTGTGCATGCCTATGATGTCAAACACACCGCTTTTCATGAGAGAAATGGCCATATGGAGCGATCCATTGGCTTGAAGCAGAGAACAGCCCTGTACAGAAATG TGGTCACCATCTTGTCGAGATCGCATGCAGACCGTAACGTCTACCCATCTGCAGGAGTTCTGTTCGTCCACGTTCTGGAGAGAGAGTATTTCAAAGGAGAGTTTCCTCCCTACCCGAAATCAG GTGATGCCAGCAGCGACCCGATCACTTTCAACACCAACCTGATGGGCTACCCCGACAGGCCAGGCTGGCTGCGCTACATCCAGAGGACCCAGCACAGCGACGGAGTGCTCTATGGCTCCCCCACCGCAGAACATGTTGGCAAGCCCTCAGTCATAGAG ATTACTGCCTATAACAGACGCACTTTCGAGACGGCGCGGCACAACTTGGTCATAAACATCATGGCCACAGAAG AGTTCCCTCTGCCCTACCAGGCAGAGTTTTACATCAAAAACATGAATGTAGAGGAGATGCTGGCCAGCGAGGTGTTGGGGGACTTCCTGGGAGCGGTGAAGAACGTATGGCAGCCTGAGCGCCTCAACGCCATAAACATCACCTCGGCGCTGGACCGTGGCGGCCGTGTGCCCCTGCCCATCAACAACCTTAAGGAAGG AGTGTATGTGATGGTTGGCGCTGATGTTGCCTTCTCGTCGTGCCTGCGGGAGGTGGAAAGCCCACATAACCAGCTGCGCTGCAGTCAGGAGATGGAGCCGGTCATCAGCTGTGACAAGAAGTTCAGGGCTCAGTTTCACATTGATTGGTGTAAAATCTCTCTG GTTGACATCAACAAAGTGGTCCCCGTATACATTACCCGTCCCGACCCGGGCACCGGGATCCTACCTGAATTTGGGGAATACAGCCCCCCTTCTGAGTCTCTGATGGGCCGTAACTACTTTTCAGACTTCCTTATCACACTGGCTGTTCCCTCCGCTGTGGCACTAGTTCTTTTCTTCATCCTCGGCTACACTATGTGCTGCCGTCGGGAAGGGGT ggaaaaaagaaacatgCAAACACCAGA CATCGAGCTGGTTCACCACAGCTCCATCCAGAAGTCCACCAAGGAGCTGCGGAACATGTCTAAGAACCGGGAAATCTCCTGGCCCCTCTCCACCCTGCCCGTCTTCAACCCAGTCAGTGGTGAGGTGGTGCCACCCATCCACCCAGACAACTATGAGACCACCAGCATGCCCCTCATGCAGACACAGAC GAATCTGCAAAACCAGATTACGATACCACAGCAGCGGCCATCAG GTAAATGGTATTCCTGA
- the sgce gene encoding epsilon-sarcoglycan isoform X1 yields the protein MLCTMSAAAVAVWLGTVYIVHAYDVKHTAFHERNGHMERSIGLKQRTALYRNVVTILSRSHADRNVYPSAGVLFVHVLEREYFKGEFPPYPKSGDASSDPITFNTNLMGYPDRPGWLRYIQRTQHSDGVLYGSPTAEHVGKPSVIEITAYNRRTFETARHNLVINIMATEEFPLPYQAEFYIKNMNVEEMLASEVLGDFLGAVKNVWQPERLNAINITSALDRGGRVPLPINNLKEGVYVMVGADVAFSSCLREVESPHNQLRCSQEMEPVISCDKKFRAQFHIDWCKISLVDINKVVPVYITRPDPGTGILPEFGEYSPPSESLMGRNYFSDFLITLAVPSAVALVLFFILGYTMCCRREGVEKRNMQTPDIELVHHSSIQKSTKELRNMSKNREISWPLSTLPVFNPVSGEVVPPIHPDNYETTSMPLMQTQTNLQNQITIPQQRPSGDNYVMSTFRRLEVNGIPEERKVAEALNL from the exons ATGCTATGCACCATGTCTGCTGCAGCTGTCGCGGTATGGCTTGGTACGG TTTACATTGTGCATGCCTATGATGTCAAACACACCGCTTTTCATGAGAGAAATGGCCATATGGAGCGATCCATTGGCTTGAAGCAGAGAACAGCCCTGTACAGAAATG TGGTCACCATCTTGTCGAGATCGCATGCAGACCGTAACGTCTACCCATCTGCAGGAGTTCTGTTCGTCCACGTTCTGGAGAGAGAGTATTTCAAAGGAGAGTTTCCTCCCTACCCGAAATCAG GTGATGCCAGCAGCGACCCGATCACTTTCAACACCAACCTGATGGGCTACCCCGACAGGCCAGGCTGGCTGCGCTACATCCAGAGGACCCAGCACAGCGACGGAGTGCTCTATGGCTCCCCCACCGCAGAACATGTTGGCAAGCCCTCAGTCATAGAG ATTACTGCCTATAACAGACGCACTTTCGAGACGGCGCGGCACAACTTGGTCATAAACATCATGGCCACAGAAG AGTTCCCTCTGCCCTACCAGGCAGAGTTTTACATCAAAAACATGAATGTAGAGGAGATGCTGGCCAGCGAGGTGTTGGGGGACTTCCTGGGAGCGGTGAAGAACGTATGGCAGCCTGAGCGCCTCAACGCCATAAACATCACCTCGGCGCTGGACCGTGGCGGCCGTGTGCCCCTGCCCATCAACAACCTTAAGGAAGG AGTGTATGTGATGGTTGGCGCTGATGTTGCCTTCTCGTCGTGCCTGCGGGAGGTGGAAAGCCCACATAACCAGCTGCGCTGCAGTCAGGAGATGGAGCCGGTCATCAGCTGTGACAAGAAGTTCAGGGCTCAGTTTCACATTGATTGGTGTAAAATCTCTCTG GTTGACATCAACAAAGTGGTCCCCGTATACATTACCCGTCCCGACCCGGGCACCGGGATCCTACCTGAATTTGGGGAATACAGCCCCCCTTCTGAGTCTCTGATGGGCCGTAACTACTTTTCAGACTTCCTTATCACACTGGCTGTTCCCTCCGCTGTGGCACTAGTTCTTTTCTTCATCCTCGGCTACACTATGTGCTGCCGTCGGGAAGGGGT ggaaaaaagaaacatgCAAACACCAGA CATCGAGCTGGTTCACCACAGCTCCATCCAGAAGTCCACCAAGGAGCTGCGGAACATGTCTAAGAACCGGGAAATCTCCTGGCCCCTCTCCACCCTGCCCGTCTTCAACCCAGTCAGTGGTGAGGTGGTGCCACCCATCCACCCAGACAACTATGAGACCACCAGCATGCCCCTCATGCAGACACAGAC GAATCTGCAAAACCAGATTACGATACCACAGCAGCGGCCATCAG GAGATAATTATGTCATGTCAACATTTCGAAGGCTGGAG GTAAATGGTATTCCTGAGGAGAGAAAGGTGGCCGAGGCACTGAATTTGTGA
- the sgce gene encoding epsilon-sarcoglycan isoform X4, whose protein sequence is MLCTMSAAAVAVWLGTVVTILSRSHADRNVYPSAGVLFVHVLEREYFKGEFPPYPKSGDASSDPITFNTNLMGYPDRPGWLRYIQRTQHSDGVLYGSPTAEHVGKPSVIEITAYNRRTFETARHNLVINIMATEEFPLPYQAEFYIKNMNVEEMLASEVLGDFLGAVKNVWQPERLNAINITSALDRGGRVPLPINNLKEGVYVMVGADVAFSSCLREVESPHNQLRCSQEMEPVISCDKKFRAQFHIDWCKISLVDINKVVPVYITRPDPGTGILPEFGEYSPPSESLMGRNYFSDFLITLAVPSAVALVLFFILGYTMCCRREGVEKRNMQTPDIELVHHSSIQKSTKELRNMSKNREISWPLSTLPVFNPVSGEVVPPIHPDNYETTSMPLMQTQTNLQNQITIPQQRPSGDNYVMSTFRRLEVNGIPEERKVAEALNL, encoded by the exons ATGCTATGCACCATGTCTGCTGCAGCTGTCGCGGTATGGCTTGGTACGG TGGTCACCATCTTGTCGAGATCGCATGCAGACCGTAACGTCTACCCATCTGCAGGAGTTCTGTTCGTCCACGTTCTGGAGAGAGAGTATTTCAAAGGAGAGTTTCCTCCCTACCCGAAATCAG GTGATGCCAGCAGCGACCCGATCACTTTCAACACCAACCTGATGGGCTACCCCGACAGGCCAGGCTGGCTGCGCTACATCCAGAGGACCCAGCACAGCGACGGAGTGCTCTATGGCTCCCCCACCGCAGAACATGTTGGCAAGCCCTCAGTCATAGAG ATTACTGCCTATAACAGACGCACTTTCGAGACGGCGCGGCACAACTTGGTCATAAACATCATGGCCACAGAAG AGTTCCCTCTGCCCTACCAGGCAGAGTTTTACATCAAAAACATGAATGTAGAGGAGATGCTGGCCAGCGAGGTGTTGGGGGACTTCCTGGGAGCGGTGAAGAACGTATGGCAGCCTGAGCGCCTCAACGCCATAAACATCACCTCGGCGCTGGACCGTGGCGGCCGTGTGCCCCTGCCCATCAACAACCTTAAGGAAGG AGTGTATGTGATGGTTGGCGCTGATGTTGCCTTCTCGTCGTGCCTGCGGGAGGTGGAAAGCCCACATAACCAGCTGCGCTGCAGTCAGGAGATGGAGCCGGTCATCAGCTGTGACAAGAAGTTCAGGGCTCAGTTTCACATTGATTGGTGTAAAATCTCTCTG GTTGACATCAACAAAGTGGTCCCCGTATACATTACCCGTCCCGACCCGGGCACCGGGATCCTACCTGAATTTGGGGAATACAGCCCCCCTTCTGAGTCTCTGATGGGCCGTAACTACTTTTCAGACTTCCTTATCACACTGGCTGTTCCCTCCGCTGTGGCACTAGTTCTTTTCTTCATCCTCGGCTACACTATGTGCTGCCGTCGGGAAGGGGT ggaaaaaagaaacatgCAAACACCAGA CATCGAGCTGGTTCACCACAGCTCCATCCAGAAGTCCACCAAGGAGCTGCGGAACATGTCTAAGAACCGGGAAATCTCCTGGCCCCTCTCCACCCTGCCCGTCTTCAACCCAGTCAGTGGTGAGGTGGTGCCACCCATCCACCCAGACAACTATGAGACCACCAGCATGCCCCTCATGCAGACACAGAC GAATCTGCAAAACCAGATTACGATACCACAGCAGCGGCCATCAG GAGATAATTATGTCATGTCAACATTTCGAAGGCTGGAG GTAAATGGTATTCCTGAGGAGAGAAAGGTGGCCGAGGCACTGAATTTGTGA
- the sgce gene encoding epsilon-sarcoglycan isoform X2 → MLCTMSAAAVAVWLGTVYIVHAYDVKHTAFHERNGHMERSIGLKQRTALYRNVVTILSRSHADRNVYPSAGVLFVHVLEREYFKGEFPPYPKSGDASSDPITFNTNLMGYPDRPGWLRYIQRTQHSDGVLYGSPTAEHVGKPSVIEITAYNRRTFETARHNLVINIMATEEFPLPYQAEFYIKNMNVEEMLASEVLGDFLGAVKNVWQPERLNAINITSALDRGGRVPLPINNLKEGVYVMVGADVAFSSCLREVESPHNQLRCSQEMEPVISCDKKFRAQFHIDWCKISLVDINKVVPVYITRPDPGTGILPEFGEYSPPSESLMGRNYFSDFLITLAVPSAVALVLFFILGYTMCCRREGVIELVHHSSIQKSTKELRNMSKNREISWPLSTLPVFNPVSGEVVPPIHPDNYETTSMPLMQTQTNLQNQITIPQQRPSGDNYVMSTFRRLEVNGIPEERKVAEALNL, encoded by the exons ATGCTATGCACCATGTCTGCTGCAGCTGTCGCGGTATGGCTTGGTACGG TTTACATTGTGCATGCCTATGATGTCAAACACACCGCTTTTCATGAGAGAAATGGCCATATGGAGCGATCCATTGGCTTGAAGCAGAGAACAGCCCTGTACAGAAATG TGGTCACCATCTTGTCGAGATCGCATGCAGACCGTAACGTCTACCCATCTGCAGGAGTTCTGTTCGTCCACGTTCTGGAGAGAGAGTATTTCAAAGGAGAGTTTCCTCCCTACCCGAAATCAG GTGATGCCAGCAGCGACCCGATCACTTTCAACACCAACCTGATGGGCTACCCCGACAGGCCAGGCTGGCTGCGCTACATCCAGAGGACCCAGCACAGCGACGGAGTGCTCTATGGCTCCCCCACCGCAGAACATGTTGGCAAGCCCTCAGTCATAGAG ATTACTGCCTATAACAGACGCACTTTCGAGACGGCGCGGCACAACTTGGTCATAAACATCATGGCCACAGAAG AGTTCCCTCTGCCCTACCAGGCAGAGTTTTACATCAAAAACATGAATGTAGAGGAGATGCTGGCCAGCGAGGTGTTGGGGGACTTCCTGGGAGCGGTGAAGAACGTATGGCAGCCTGAGCGCCTCAACGCCATAAACATCACCTCGGCGCTGGACCGTGGCGGCCGTGTGCCCCTGCCCATCAACAACCTTAAGGAAGG AGTGTATGTGATGGTTGGCGCTGATGTTGCCTTCTCGTCGTGCCTGCGGGAGGTGGAAAGCCCACATAACCAGCTGCGCTGCAGTCAGGAGATGGAGCCGGTCATCAGCTGTGACAAGAAGTTCAGGGCTCAGTTTCACATTGATTGGTGTAAAATCTCTCTG GTTGACATCAACAAAGTGGTCCCCGTATACATTACCCGTCCCGACCCGGGCACCGGGATCCTACCTGAATTTGGGGAATACAGCCCCCCTTCTGAGTCTCTGATGGGCCGTAACTACTTTTCAGACTTCCTTATCACACTGGCTGTTCCCTCCGCTGTGGCACTAGTTCTTTTCTTCATCCTCGGCTACACTATGTGCTGCCGTCGGGAAGGGGT CATCGAGCTGGTTCACCACAGCTCCATCCAGAAGTCCACCAAGGAGCTGCGGAACATGTCTAAGAACCGGGAAATCTCCTGGCCCCTCTCCACCCTGCCCGTCTTCAACCCAGTCAGTGGTGAGGTGGTGCCACCCATCCACCCAGACAACTATGAGACCACCAGCATGCCCCTCATGCAGACACAGAC GAATCTGCAAAACCAGATTACGATACCACAGCAGCGGCCATCAG GAGATAATTATGTCATGTCAACATTTCGAAGGCTGGAG GTAAATGGTATTCCTGAGGAGAGAAAGGTGGCCGAGGCACTGAATTTGTGA